One segment of Rubripirellula amarantea DNA contains the following:
- a CDS encoding DUF72 domain-containing protein, protein MTAAPPCPALPFYLGCPVWNCAGWVGEVFPPRTPRDKWLSWYTQTFNTVEGNSTFYALPSIESTQRWARQSADGFQFCFKFPREISHDCELENAEGLTETFLRVLQPLADANRLGPTFLQLGPAFGPRKFGALQRYLEGLPKHWKWAVELRHLDWFDQGDNEGRVNDLLSSLAIDKVLFDSRPLYQSPPDDDIEAKSQERKPKTPVRQTVTGKSPMLRIVGRNRVELTDSFFRQWAPIVAKWIRDGMIPYVFTHAPDDANAPALARRFLSILQQELPEYVLTIPRPPMPMQQLTLLDDI, encoded by the coding sequence ATGACTGCGGCGCCGCCCTGCCCTGCTCTTCCCTTCTATCTGGGTTGCCCAGTTTGGAATTGCGCTGGATGGGTCGGTGAAGTATTTCCACCCCGGACGCCTCGGGACAAATGGTTGTCCTGGTACACGCAAACATTCAACACAGTCGAAGGCAACAGCACGTTCTACGCACTGCCTTCGATTGAATCCACGCAGCGATGGGCTCGCCAATCGGCGGACGGGTTTCAGTTCTGTTTCAAATTTCCGCGTGAAATTTCGCACGACTGCGAACTCGAAAACGCTGAAGGTTTGACCGAGACCTTCTTGCGAGTTTTACAACCGCTGGCTGATGCAAATCGGCTTGGCCCGACGTTCTTGCAATTAGGACCGGCGTTTGGCCCTCGTAAATTTGGTGCGCTGCAACGGTATCTCGAAGGGCTTCCGAAGCATTGGAAGTGGGCTGTCGAACTGCGGCATCTTGATTGGTTTGACCAAGGTGATAACGAGGGACGTGTGAACGATCTTTTGTCGAGTTTAGCAATCGACAAGGTGCTTTTTGATTCAAGGCCGTTGTATCAGTCGCCCCCTGATGACGACATCGAAGCGAAATCACAGGAGCGAAAGCCTAAGACGCCCGTTCGTCAAACCGTGACGGGGAAGTCTCCGATGCTGCGAATTGTGGGACGAAATCGAGTTGAATTGACCGACTCGTTTTTCCGCCAATGGGCACCGATCGTCGCAAAGTGGATTCGCGATGGAATGATACCGTATGTGTTTACTCACGCGCCGGATGATGCCAACGCACCCGCATTGGCACGTCGTTTTTTGAGTATCTTGCAGCAAGAGCTTCCTGAGTACGTTTTGACAATTCCCCGACCACCAATGCCCATGCAGCAATTAACTTTGTTGGATGACATTTGA
- a CDS encoding Ppx/GppA phosphatase family protein: MSNLLSIRSVFMSQAAVQPIPSSPTSPRAVAVIDIGATSIRMAIAEIHADGEVKTLETLMQSVELGREAFQSRRLSRKSVEKTVSVLRRYKQVLREYGISSPEDVRVVATTAVREAVNRLAFTDRIFIATGFHVVSIDEAEVNRITYMGVMPHLSQSEELADGKNVVVEVGGGNTEMLIVRGGNVLHSQSVRLGSLRLLQTLENVRASAQRRRGLLESHIRRSLKQLIESIKQDAPIHLIALGGDMRFAVHHLLDDWDGNSLAKVSTGRLVKFTESLMTLDEDAIVRRYGGSFIEAETVGPALLAYTMLAKHFELDHVFVCDTNLRDGVLNDMASDGSWTAEFRNQIVRSAIALGRKYGFDESHARNVAELSRKLFEQLADEHGLDNRHEVLLFVAALLHEIGLMVNLRSNHKHTLYLIRNSEIFGLSQDELLQVGLVARYHRRATPQPSHEVYNTLGQPERVVVSKLAAILRLAIALDDTRTGRIREIQCHRESRQLHIQVHGVDDVSLEQIAMRENAGLFLDVFGMAVLLRAGK; encoded by the coding sequence ATGAGTAACCTCCTCTCTATTCGCTCGGTTTTCATGTCTCAAGCCGCCGTTCAACCCATTCCTTCTTCGCCCACCTCGCCTCGAGCAGTGGCTGTCATCGACATTGGCGCGACCAGTATTCGGATGGCAATCGCCGAAATTCACGCTGATGGCGAAGTCAAAACGCTCGAAACCTTGATGCAATCCGTAGAGCTCGGTCGGGAAGCGTTCCAGAGCCGGCGATTGTCACGAAAAAGCGTCGAGAAAACCGTCTCGGTGCTGCGGCGTTACAAGCAAGTGCTTCGAGAATACGGCATTTCGAGTCCCGAAGACGTTCGTGTCGTCGCCACGACGGCCGTCCGTGAAGCAGTTAACCGGTTGGCGTTTACCGATCGTATCTTCATTGCGACTGGCTTTCACGTCGTTTCGATCGACGAAGCTGAGGTGAATCGGATCACGTACATGGGGGTGATGCCCCACTTGTCGCAAAGCGAAGAGCTGGCCGACGGGAAAAACGTCGTCGTTGAGGTTGGTGGTGGAAACACGGAAATGCTGATTGTGCGAGGCGGGAATGTGCTGCACAGCCAATCGGTCAGGCTCGGTTCACTAAGGTTGCTCCAGACGCTCGAGAACGTTCGCGCCAGTGCGCAACGACGTCGTGGCCTGCTGGAAAGCCATATTCGACGATCGTTGAAGCAACTGATTGAATCAATCAAGCAAGACGCGCCGATTCACTTAATCGCATTGGGTGGCGATATGCGATTTGCAGTCCACCATTTGCTTGACGACTGGGATGGCAATTCGCTCGCAAAAGTCTCCACCGGACGACTGGTTAAGTTCACTGAGTCGCTGATGACGCTCGACGAAGACGCAATCGTGCGTCGCTATGGCGGCAGTTTCATCGAAGCTGAAACGGTCGGCCCCGCGCTGTTAGCCTACACCATGCTGGCCAAGCATTTTGAGTTAGATCATGTGTTCGTGTGTGACACCAATCTTCGCGATGGTGTGCTCAATGACATGGCGTCGGACGGTAGTTGGACAGCCGAGTTTCGAAATCAAATTGTCCGATCGGCCATCGCACTCGGTCGCAAGTATGGTTTCGATGAATCGCATGCTCGGAACGTTGCCGAGCTATCTCGGAAATTGTTTGAACAACTCGCCGACGAACATGGACTCGATAATCGGCATGAGGTGTTATTATTCGTCGCTGCGTTGTTGCACGAAATTGGTTTGATGGTCAATCTTCGCAGCAACCATAAGCACACTCTTTACTTGATTCGCAACAGTGAAATTTTTGGTTTGTCGCAAGATGAATTGCTGCAAGTGGGATTGGTAGCCCGCTATCATCGGCGTGCGACGCCTCAGCCATCGCATGAGGTGTACAACACGTTGGGACAACCCGAACGTGTTGTCGTTTCGAAGCTGGCAGCGATTTTGAGATTGGCGATCGCGCTTGACGACACTCGCACCGGCCGAATTCGTGAAATTCAGTGTCACCGCGAGTCGCGGCAATTGCATATTCAAGTGCATGGTGTGGATGACGTGTCTTTGGAGCAAATCGCGATGCGCGAGAACGCGGGGTTGTTCCTAGATGTCTTTGGCATGGCTGTTTTGTTGAGAGCAGGGAAATGA
- a CDS encoding bile acid:sodium symporter family protein — translation MFRSLLFWLLVSSGIGYWLTPELIGFEVFDSSPWLIWTLIVITMYSLGLLARRDELAPLREKPWWVVLGTLTQMIVMPAAVFAMTKIVTMDPEIAAGVILVGCVPGAMASNVLTHTAGGSVAYSVSLTAVATLLSPVSVPFVLWCVADLRSEISLWSSSLLLAGLVVMPTVLGYATSHGMPRWRAAADVWCPRIASVALLWIIAAVVAGNRDKLGGIGVVVFFVLLIVNLIGYAAGYGVGAMSRLPESFRRALTLEVGMQNAGLGTGLAVSMFGSQTSATIPTAAYTFGCMLTGSILASVWKFFDTKRGCVH, via the coding sequence ATGTTTCGTTCCCTGCTGTTTTGGTTGTTGGTGTCGTCAGGCATTGGTTATTGGCTAACGCCAGAGCTCATTGGGTTTGAAGTATTTGATTCGTCGCCGTGGCTGATCTGGACGCTGATCGTGATCACGATGTACTCGCTAGGGTTGCTGGCGAGACGCGACGAGTTAGCACCACTACGTGAAAAACCTTGGTGGGTTGTCTTGGGAACGCTAACCCAGATGATTGTGATGCCAGCCGCGGTGTTTGCGATGACCAAGATCGTCACGATGGATCCCGAGATCGCCGCAGGAGTGATTCTTGTTGGCTGTGTCCCCGGCGCGATGGCGTCGAACGTGTTGACTCACACCGCCGGGGGAAGCGTTGCCTATTCGGTTAGCCTTACTGCGGTTGCGACGTTGCTTTCGCCAGTGTCCGTGCCGTTTGTGCTGTGGTGCGTCGCGGACCTGCGATCTGAAATTTCGCTGTGGTCGTCGTCGCTGTTATTGGCTGGTTTGGTGGTGATGCCAACGGTTCTAGGCTATGCGACGAGCCACGGGATGCCTCGATGGCGGGCTGCAGCAGACGTTTGGTGTCCTCGGATTGCTTCGGTGGCGTTGCTATGGATCATCGCAGCGGTGGTCGCTGGTAACCGCGACAAACTGGGTGGCATCGGAGTTGTCGTCTTCTTCGTGTTGTTGATCGTCAACTTGATTGGGTACGCAGCGGGCTACGGAGTGGGTGCGATGAGTCGATTGCCGGAATCATTTCGGCGAGCGTTAACACTGGAAGTAGGCATGCAAAACGCGGGTTTGGGGACTGGTTTGGCGGTTTCAATGTTTGGTTCTCAGACGTCGGCAACGATCCCGACGGCGGCCTACACCTTTGGCTGCATGTTGACCGGAAGCATTCTGGCGAGCGTGTGGAAGTTTTTCGACACAAAACGCGGATGCGTTCACTAG
- a CDS encoding HAD family hydrolase, whose translation MIEFVYFDLGNVLWKFDEDVACANTAKVFGVAPALIRDAVYGSGLQNRFEHGGVTPRGFVDELTRSLASTRKAVSEQVVLDSLSNMFVPIEEMVMAIDAVRQKGTKVGILSNTCHSHWDWIARQEHALMSSRFDAVVLSHEVNSMKPDDQIYRAAELACHTPVDRILFLDDKEENVLAAKRRGWRAECCVGGGSAVQMLIKHNVINESWSAGGSSS comes from the coding sequence ATGATTGAGTTTGTTTACTTTGATCTTGGCAACGTGCTTTGGAAGTTTGACGAGGACGTGGCCTGCGCGAACACAGCGAAAGTGTTTGGCGTTGCGCCTGCCTTGATCCGCGATGCTGTTTATGGCAGCGGCCTGCAGAATCGTTTCGAGCACGGGGGCGTTACTCCGCGTGGTTTCGTTGACGAACTGACCCGGTCCTTGGCGAGCACGCGCAAGGCGGTAAGCGAACAAGTTGTTCTTGATAGCCTGAGCAATATGTTTGTTCCGATCGAGGAAATGGTCATGGCCATCGATGCGGTTCGTCAAAAAGGAACAAAGGTTGGAATTCTTTCCAACACGTGCCATTCGCATTGGGATTGGATTGCCCGTCAAGAACACGCGTTGATGAGCAGCCGATTTGACGCAGTCGTCTTGAGCCACGAAGTCAACTCGATGAAACCCGACGATCAAATCTACCGAGCCGCTGAACTCGCTTGCCACACGCCGGTCGATCGCATTTTGTTTCTTGATGATAAAGAAGAAAATGTGCTGGCGGCGAAACGGCGAGGATGGAGGGCGGAGTGTTGCGTCGGTGGTGGCTCGGCGGTGCAAATGCTAATCAAACACAACGTGATCAATGAGTCTTGGTCGGCCGGTGGTAGCTCGTCTTGA
- a CDS encoding 3-keto-disaccharide hydrolase, with protein MFRLLVVAATLLATVDLTRADDPKASSDAEFVDNSLELFDGQTLKGWEGNGYWFRVEDDCIVAGRSDEDIPHNFFLCTADHYDDFELRLEVKIIGPGQNAGVQFRSKRLPGGSEVSGYQADAGRAFDRSVWGALYDESRRRKMLAEGDPELVKRLTKDGQWNHLRIVCKGNQIEIFLNGEQTVDYTEEDAEIPNHGLIALQIHSGPATEAWYRNIRVRHFK; from the coding sequence ATGTTTCGATTGTTGGTCGTAGCCGCGACTTTGTTAGCCACCGTTGATCTGACGCGGGCAGATGATCCGAAAGCAAGCAGCGATGCGGAGTTCGTAGACAACTCGTTGGAATTGTTTGATGGCCAGACATTGAAGGGCTGGGAGGGCAACGGATATTGGTTTCGTGTTGAAGACGATTGCATTGTTGCCGGACGCAGCGACGAAGATATCCCGCACAACTTTTTCCTGTGTACTGCCGACCACTACGACGACTTTGAATTGCGTTTAGAGGTGAAGATCATCGGCCCGGGACAGAACGCGGGCGTTCAGTTTCGATCCAAACGTCTACCGGGCGGTTCCGAGGTTTCAGGTTATCAAGCCGATGCAGGCCGAGCTTTTGACCGAAGCGTTTGGGGAGCCCTCTACGACGAATCTCGCCGTCGAAAAATGTTGGCTGAAGGCGACCCCGAACTTGTTAAGCGGTTGACCAAAGATGGCCAATGGAATCACCTACGCATCGTATGCAAAGGCAACCAGATCGAGATCTTTCTTAACGGCGAGCAAACCGTTGACTACACCGAAGAAGATGCTGAGATTCCTAACCACGGCTTGATTGCCTTGCAGATTCATAGCGGTCCGGCAACGGAAGCTTGGTACCGAAACATTCGAGTGCGGCATTTTAAATGA
- a CDS encoding protein kinase domain-containing protein, which yields MNRDANPHDNNSDSRWENELETDRLCDQFEQLWKQSPQSPPSLPEFLNRAGESIRQKLSQELRRIDREYRRIHQCEINEDVDTVELESPGFHSEALAATQADLRTLDSTDHSSGDRTLDRSIPQRGSKIRYFGDYEIIDEIARGGMGVVYRARQISLNREIALKMILSGNIAGEDQIRRFQIEAESAAGLDHPGIVPIYDIGNFDGQHYFSMKLIEGSSLSEVGAKIAQDQSRIIDIVAKTALAVHHAHQRGILHRDLKPANVLIDSDGDPVVTDFGLARSTEHDHGITQTGAVMGTPGFMSPEQATGGSVTTATDVYSLGAILYQLLCGRPPHQKDSMLETLRSVVDEAPPSPRRFNADVHPDLELICLQCLSKDPSQRYESAADLATDLRAFETGQPLMVRPPSVTELMRSWLSKNFGNVIWIPVIATVVGVLFGGLIWAGTIGSDYASRLETYDRFAPEDRPWLAKDYSFLRPISIPLMLLLTTTIGWATARLVKTKNSFADISAGLGVGLLAGLLAFVSGFGPAFIRGMTSGPREDSAVVRQLIYPEGNTERNVRQFVNEKYPSLRGVPTAELPELLFRKAEGDNEAAIMNGTILGTLVSLMIFALLGVTQTWLAGRLIRNEGPWRSRIGYVCFTLVMVCVLFLLGSNFATWISIGSGYIIDWSIPLGFLAAATFALATVYRRWPTLIQVSSATVAVGLFGWFLFTTWMKLPPPALAGRRTAIAVAEARIAAGQNLRENWIAMTRARMFYGMMLFQIGDVDTGIEQLILAGEAIEEAGKHPADEYSIVPDVGIAEIKHNIHSNLITVGKQAGRYDLATDAMQRMTKDWTFKDFENDLATRNGFAKLLGQADQVDALVEFIHRFDQDAPRPGTREARDRVKFFLRYAAKARLEMASEQTDWLANASQKYVDSVTEWTETQRQTFARWVTESQTFQIHGPIATTPDMSAKEQLDFPTEIEQNLLRGEPEGSTQDRIVTRDFSGRYVDLLDLLGEHENAIAYATTTITVKTAMLIRFTIASDDGAKVWIDNQVVLENASNRYLNANRRSFDVDLTAGKHTMVIKISQAKGDWGFLIGSTDEDDFPVLLWTASLGNGE from the coding sequence ATGAATCGCGACGCAAACCCACACGACAATAATTCGGACAGCCGATGGGAAAACGAACTCGAGACAGACCGTCTTTGCGACCAGTTTGAACAGCTTTGGAAACAGTCGCCTCAATCACCTCCGTCCCTACCAGAGTTTCTGAACCGAGCCGGCGAATCGATCCGGCAAAAGCTATCTCAAGAATTGCGTCGCATCGATCGCGAGTACCGCCGTATTCATCAATGCGAAATTAACGAGGATGTCGATACGGTTGAGCTGGAATCACCTGGGTTTCATTCCGAGGCCTTAGCGGCTACTCAAGCTGACCTGCGCACCCTCGATTCAACCGATCACAGCTCAGGTGATCGTACGCTCGATCGTTCGATCCCCCAACGCGGATCAAAGATTCGCTACTTTGGCGACTACGAGATCATTGACGAAATCGCTCGCGGAGGCATGGGCGTCGTCTATCGCGCTCGCCAAATTAGTCTCAATCGCGAGATCGCGTTGAAGATGATCCTAAGCGGAAACATCGCCGGCGAAGACCAAATTCGTCGATTTCAAATCGAAGCCGAATCGGCTGCGGGTCTGGACCACCCCGGCATCGTCCCCATTTATGACATTGGTAACTTCGATGGCCAGCACTACTTTTCGATGAAGTTGATCGAGGGCAGCTCGCTTAGCGAAGTCGGCGCGAAGATTGCCCAAGACCAGTCGCGCATCATCGACATCGTTGCTAAGACTGCATTGGCCGTCCATCACGCTCATCAACGCGGCATCCTTCACCGTGATCTCAAACCAGCAAACGTCTTGATCGATTCCGACGGTGACCCGGTCGTAACGGACTTTGGATTAGCACGCAGCACTGAACACGATCACGGCATCACTCAGACCGGTGCGGTCATGGGAACCCCGGGGTTCATGTCGCCTGAACAAGCGACCGGTGGCAGCGTCACGACGGCGACAGACGTTTATTCCTTGGGTGCTATTCTCTACCAACTGCTTTGTGGTCGCCCGCCTCACCAAAAAGACTCGATGCTTGAAACGCTTCGCAGCGTTGTGGATGAAGCACCGCCATCACCGCGAAGATTCAATGCCGATGTCCATCCAGATCTTGAACTGATTTGTTTGCAATGTCTATCGAAAGATCCATCACAGCGGTACGAGAGCGCCGCCGACCTTGCTACCGACTTGCGAGCCTTTGAGACCGGTCAACCTCTGATGGTTCGGCCGCCCTCAGTGACTGAACTGATGCGATCGTGGCTGAGTAAAAACTTTGGCAACGTGATTTGGATTCCCGTGATTGCGACGGTGGTCGGCGTCCTGTTCGGCGGCCTCATCTGGGCAGGAACCATTGGGAGTGATTATGCGTCGAGATTGGAAACCTACGACAGATTCGCACCTGAAGATCGCCCTTGGCTTGCCAAGGACTATTCGTTTCTTCGCCCCATTTCGATTCCTTTGATGCTGTTGCTGACAACAACGATAGGTTGGGCGACTGCCCGTTTGGTCAAGACCAAGAACAGCTTTGCGGATATCAGTGCGGGGTTGGGCGTCGGCTTGCTTGCCGGACTGTTGGCGTTCGTGTCAGGCTTTGGTCCCGCTTTCATTCGAGGCATGACATCGGGACCTCGCGAAGACAGTGCCGTGGTCAGGCAGTTGATCTATCCCGAAGGAAACACCGAACGCAATGTCCGACAATTCGTCAACGAAAAGTACCCAAGCCTGCGCGGTGTGCCCACGGCAGAGCTTCCTGAACTGTTGTTTCGGAAGGCGGAAGGAGACAACGAAGCGGCGATCATGAATGGCACGATTTTGGGCACGCTGGTCAGTCTGATGATCTTTGCCTTGCTAGGTGTGACGCAGACCTGGTTGGCAGGGCGACTGATTCGAAACGAAGGCCCTTGGCGCAGCCGCATTGGCTACGTTTGCTTCACGCTGGTGATGGTGTGCGTCCTATTCTTGCTAGGTTCAAACTTTGCGACGTGGATTTCGATCGGGTCGGGCTACATTATCGATTGGTCCATTCCCCTGGGTTTCTTAGCAGCGGCGACATTCGCTTTGGCAACCGTCTATCGGCGTTGGCCCACCCTGATCCAAGTCTCATCGGCAACGGTCGCCGTCGGCTTATTCGGTTGGTTCTTGTTCACGACGTGGATGAAGCTGCCACCGCCTGCGCTGGCTGGACGTCGAACTGCCATCGCCGTGGCAGAGGCTCGCATCGCAGCAGGTCAAAACCTGCGAGAAAACTGGATTGCGATGACGCGAGCTCGAATGTTCTACGGCATGATGCTGTTTCAAATCGGCGATGTGGATACTGGCATCGAACAGCTCATACTCGCTGGCGAAGCCATCGAGGAAGCAGGTAAGCATCCTGCCGACGAGTACTCGATCGTACCAGATGTGGGCATCGCCGAGATCAAGCACAACATCCACAGCAATCTGATCACTGTTGGGAAACAGGCCGGGCGTTATGATTTGGCGACCGACGCGATGCAACGAATGACGAAAGACTGGACCTTCAAAGACTTCGAAAACGACTTAGCCACTCGCAATGGTTTTGCGAAGCTACTGGGGCAAGCTGACCAAGTGGATGCCCTTGTCGAGTTCATCCACCGCTTTGACCAGGATGCTCCCCGACCCGGCACGCGAGAGGCTCGCGATCGAGTGAAATTCTTTCTTCGGTATGCAGCCAAGGCACGACTGGAAATGGCGAGCGAACAAACCGACTGGCTGGCAAACGCGTCACAGAAGTATGTTGACAGCGTGACGGAATGGACCGAAACGCAAAGACAAACCTTCGCTCGCTGGGTGACCGAATCGCAAACGTTCCAGATCCACGGCCCCATCGCGACAACGCCCGATATGTCCGCGAAGGAGCAATTAGATTTCCCAACTGAAATTGAACAGAATTTGCTTCGCGGAGAGCCAGAGGGGTCAACTCAAGACCGCATCGTGACCCGAGATTTTTCGGGACGCTACGTGGACTTGCTCGATCTACTTGGCGAACACGAGAACGCGATTGCCTACGCCACTACGACGATCACTGTCAAAACTGCGATGCTTATTCGGTTTACTATCGCCAGCGATGACGGAGCCAAGGTTTGGATCGACAATCAAGTCGTTCTCGAAAACGCATCGAACAGGTACTTGAACGCAAATCGACGATCGTTCGATGTGGACTTGACCGCTGGCAAGCACACGATGGTCATCAAGATCAGTCAAGCCAAGGGAGACTGGGGATTCTTGATCGGCTCGACCGACGAGGATGATTTCCCCGTTCTGTTGTGGACTGCTTCACTGGGGAATGGCGAATGA
- a CDS encoding ECF-type sigma factor — protein sequence MNRASKEDSITVWFDQLREGDPNAAAKLWDRLFESLANVAREQLSNRRVRDEEDVAAGVMTTLCKAADRGTLPSIDSRDDLWRMLLSWTKNDCIDHGRNNVRAKRGGGKVRGDSVFDDSSGAGFDLIADVSPSPATLTELNEQLQTLLEKLGDKMLCEIAVAKMEGYSNEELAEHYELSSRTIERKLAMIRKRWSGML from the coding sequence ATGAATCGTGCGAGTAAAGAAGACTCCATCACAGTATGGTTCGATCAACTCCGCGAAGGCGACCCCAACGCCGCAGCTAAACTGTGGGATCGCCTGTTCGAATCGCTCGCTAACGTAGCCCGCGAGCAATTATCCAATCGGCGCGTCCGTGACGAAGAAGACGTTGCTGCCGGAGTGATGACGACGCTGTGCAAAGCGGCTGATCGCGGAACACTGCCCAGCATTGACAGTCGCGATGACCTGTGGCGGATGCTGCTGTCGTGGACCAAGAACGATTGCATCGACCATGGCCGCAACAACGTCCGAGCAAAACGCGGAGGCGGAAAGGTGCGAGGCGACTCAGTCTTCGATGACTCGAGCGGGGCCGGTTTTGACCTGATCGCCGATGTTTCACCTTCGCCGGCAACGCTTACCGAGCTGAACGAACAACTCCAAACGCTGTTGGAAAAACTCGGCGACAAGATGCTATGTGAAATCGCGGTCGCGAAAATGGAAGGCTACAGCAACGAAGAACTGGCGGAGCACTACGAACTATCATCTCGAACCATCGAGCGTAAACTGGCGATGATCCGCAAGCGTTGGTCAGGAATGCTGTAA
- the ilvD gene encoding dihydroxy-acid dehydratase encodes MTQPLNKYSSKITQPKSQGASQAMLYATGMTTEDMKKPQVGIGSVWYEGNSCNMHLLDLANEVKEGVTKAGMVGMRFNTVGVSDGISMGTEGMSYSLQSRDLIADSIETIMGAQWYDGLIALPGCDKNMPGCLIAMGRLNRPAIMVYGGTIKPGICGTKKLDIVSAFQAYGEFVAGKITEEERAEIIRKSCPGAGACGGMYTANTMATAIEALGMSLPYSASIPAEDAAKKEECHKAGEAMLELLKKDIKPRDIMTRTAFENAMVTVMALGGSTNAVLHLIAMARSVDVNLTIDDFQSVSDRIPFLADLKPSGQFVQEDLHSIGGTPAVMKYLLEKGLMDGSCMTVTGKTLAENVADLPGLKEGQTIVMPVEKPIKESGHIRILKGSLAPEGAVAKITGKEGLKFSGPARCFDSEEDMLHALEENKIQKGDVVVIRYEGPKGGPGMPEMLTPTSAIMGAGLGSDVAMITDGRFSGGSHGFIVGHVTPEAQVGGPIGLIQDGDVITIDAETNSLNVDADLESRKAAWTAPPLKVTRGTLYKYIKCVKTASEGCVTDE; translated from the coding sequence ATGACACAGCCGCTTAACAAGTACAGCTCCAAAATCACTCAACCCAAGTCTCAGGGCGCTTCCCAGGCGATGCTTTACGCAACCGGGATGACCACCGAGGACATGAAAAAGCCTCAAGTCGGCATTGGTAGCGTTTGGTACGAAGGCAACTCCTGCAACATGCACCTTCTGGATTTGGCCAATGAAGTCAAGGAAGGGGTCACCAAAGCGGGGATGGTGGGAATGCGATTCAATACTGTCGGAGTTTCCGATGGTATCTCGATGGGCACCGAAGGGATGTCGTACAGCCTGCAATCGCGTGACCTGATCGCCGATTCGATCGAAACGATCATGGGGGCCCAATGGTACGACGGACTGATCGCGCTGCCCGGTTGCGATAAAAACATGCCTGGCTGTTTGATCGCCATGGGTCGTCTGAATCGACCCGCGATCATGGTCTACGGCGGAACGATCAAGCCGGGAATTTGCGGCACCAAAAAACTTGACATCGTTTCCGCATTCCAAGCTTATGGTGAGTTCGTTGCCGGAAAGATCACCGAAGAAGAACGAGCCGAGATCATTCGCAAAAGCTGCCCGGGTGCCGGTGCATGTGGAGGCATGTACACGGCCAACACCATGGCCACCGCGATTGAAGCCCTCGGCATGTCGCTGCCTTATTCCGCCAGCATCCCCGCTGAAGACGCGGCCAAGAAAGAAGAGTGTCACAAGGCGGGTGAAGCGATGCTGGAACTGCTCAAGAAAGACATCAAGCCACGCGACATCATGACTCGCACCGCATTTGAAAACGCGATGGTGACCGTGATGGCACTCGGCGGAAGCACGAACGCAGTGTTGCACCTGATCGCGATGGCTCGATCGGTTGACGTGAACTTGACGATTGACGATTTCCAAAGCGTCAGTGATCGCATTCCTTTCCTGGCCGACCTGAAACCATCAGGCCAATTCGTTCAAGAAGACTTGCACAGCATCGGCGGAACGCCTGCGGTGATGAAGTACCTGCTCGAAAAGGGTTTGATGGATGGCTCGTGCATGACCGTGACCGGTAAGACGCTCGCCGAAAACGTCGCTGACCTTCCAGGCCTCAAAGAAGGCCAAACGATCGTGATGCCGGTCGAAAAACCGATCAAAGAAAGCGGTCACATTCGAATCTTGAAAGGCTCGCTTGCCCCCGAGGGCGCGGTTGCCAAGATCACAGGCAAAGAAGGCTTGAAGTTCAGTGGACCTGCGCGATGTTTCGACAGCGAAGAAGACATGTTGCACGCGTTGGAAGAAAACAAGATTCAAAAGGGCGATGTCGTCGTGATCCGTTACGAAGGCCCCAAGGGCGGACCGGGCATGCCGGAAATGCTCACGCCCACCAGCGCGATCATGGGTGCAGGACTGGGCAGTGATGTTGCGATGATTACCGACGGTCGCTTCAGTGGCGGCAGCCACGGGTTCATCGTTGGACACGTCACCCCCGAAGCTCAAGTGGGCGGCCCCATCGGTTTGATTCAAGATGGTGACGTCATCACCATCGATGCCGAAACTAACTCGCTCAACGTTGACGCGGACTTGGAATCACGCAAAGCCGCTTGGACGGCGCCACCGCTGAAGGTCACTCGCGGCACGCTGTACAAATATATCAAGTGCGTAAAAACCGCTAGCGAAGGCTGTGTTACCGACGAGTAA
- a CDS encoding P-loop NTPase family protein — translation MNLSDTTSLGYTYLHGDFPDRIYDSFADPSNERSFGTNVSLLIQSVDMGLAGGTRIHVEIQIKSTVVLTTEVIGGETRWRDTRCR, via the coding sequence ATGAACCTGAGCGACACCACATCGCTCGGCTACACGTATCTGCATGGCGACTTTCCGGATCGCATTTACGATTCGTTCGCTGATCCATCAAACGAGCGTTCGTTTGGCACCAACGTGTCTTTACTCATCCAAAGCGTAGATATGGGTCTTGCCGGCGGCACAAGAATTCACGTTGAAATTCAAATCAAGTCGACGGTCGTTTTAACGACAGAAGTGATTGGCGGTGAAACTAGATGGCGCGATACTCGGTGCCGATAG